AATAGGGGAAAATGGCCATTGATTCTAATATAAATTTAATCGGACAACAAACTTACGAGGGCAAATAAAAAAGTTCAAATTTAAGTCCAATTAATTAATTTGACTACCAGGAAGATAATAATGATGAAATCAAAATCAACGTTTtctaaaaatcaaaatcaaaatttttAAATACAGAATTCTAAAACGAAATTAATATTTCGTGAAATATTCTGAAGGTGCAAGAACTAAAAaacaaattcatgaaatattagTTGTGTAATAACGAGTGAGGGTGAAAAATACTGTGCTTTTGGAGTCCAGCCAAGCAAAATTTCTATTGATTCCTATGCGTGTGGCATGCAATATGGCCCCTACGCAGTTAAGTAGACTAGTAGAGtactatattattttgataaagATTTTAAAATGAGTTGGGAAAGAAATGGGCACGTGGCAGAGAGAAAAGTGAGAATGAGGACCAAAACTTTGTCTAAAATGGTAGTGGGGTAATATATTAACAATTTGGCTACAATTGGTAAACTAGATTAGCGAAGTGCATtaatccgttttttttttttttttgtgcgaatgcccttcaaaggcactggtctttaattttttcccctcaaattgatgATCTTTCATTTTTGGCCTTTGCTAAAAACCCTTCGATTCCGGGTTCGAACTCTCGCTTactcaaactctgcctgatcaggtagagttttTCCTTCAGCCATGgcaaggcaaaactctgccttaaggtagaggtttgcatcaatgcaattttttttttattcagttaaaattttgcaaaactctaccttaagacttaacttttgcccgaataggcctaattttgctacgaaactcagccttatataatttttttttttaaattgcgcTGGGGTTTGAACCTAGGATCCAGGAGTATTAGccgaaggacataaattaaagaCGACCAATTTGAggtacaaaaattaaagaccagtgcctttgaaggccaaTCGTGCAAATGGCCCCAAGTAGAACGATTACTTTGGTAGGCCCAAATCCAGTGTCCAACCCAGAGGAAGTTGCGATGAAATGGAGAATGAGAGAGGATAAATGCGATATTATGTGGATATGTCATGTGCCACACCCACAAAGGCAGGCTTATCTCACCACCAACGTACATAAACTGCCAATTTAAAACGAAGCACACACAGCACAGGCCAAGAAAAACTCCCTCCATGACTAACCTCAACTTTTCTTATTCCTTAAAGACCAGCCATGGCACGCACTCCCTACTCCTATTTCCCACTTCAAGGTTCCAATCAAAACCTTTTCTTCCCTCTTCAAGAGGTAATCATTTTCTCTAATTACCGTATTAGCATTTTAATATAGTGTGTCAAACATATGCTATTGATGTGTTTTCGGGTCTATTTGACTAGCTGCTCTTTTTGTTTATCAGTAATTACGTGTGTTTGTGGGATTGATGGCATTGGGTTACACTCTTTCATAGCTATTGTGTGGTTTTAAAGTGCCTTAACTTGCATGTTTTTTACTTCATAAGTAATTAGTTCCCCTTTCACTTGTTTTTTTATTTGATTGGTTTTTGACTGCTATCTATGACAGAGACTAGAATTGAATTACAGGGTCTTGTCTTATATAGTGATTTTTAAGTATGTATCAAGGAAAGAGTGAGAATTGtagaactattttttttttttttttttttttttttagacggTGGCATTTCTGGCCATCTTGCCTGCACCTCGACTGTTCCACCAAGTACCTGCTATCTCCTACCAGCACAAGTATGGTGTAACTTTTATCTACCAAAGCTTAGGCAGATGAGAAGAAATTACCTGTTTTTGGTCTTCGATGGGATTGGAACCTTAGTCTCCTACGTTTGCACCTGCTGCATTAACCACTAGGTCACACTCTTTAGTGCAGAGATATTTTCAGTTTCGTTATCACCTTCCGTTGACATATCTGGAACAGTAAGACACATGCACTTGGTTCGATCGATTCTTTTCCCCCCAATGAATGTTATGTTTGTAACAGTAGGAATATAAGTTTTATATTCTAATCAATTAGGCATAATGTGCCAGTTCTTTTGGATACGATTATATTTGGaattgcctcttgatactttatAGGCATTGTTTTGGACAAAACTAGTACATCAGGGTTTTCGTATGTAAATTTCTAAAATCAAAATCAATGAAGTGAACTTTTAAAACTGCAGTTGGTtatgttaccttctcaaaaaaaaaaaaaaaaaatgcagttgGTTTAGGCAGTTTAAAAGTTCTTAATCCGTCCTTAATGATTAAATGTAACTCATGGATTTATCCTTTTAAATTTGACAAGTTTTGTTTTGAGGAATTAGGTTCCTCTTCCACTCTTACATTTTGGTCATTTTTCATTTAACAGTTTGTGAATGATAGTTTTTCCAGTTTTTTTTCTTGAAGACATTTTGGTTGTGTGTGGAAGGAATTTGAATTTGAGACCCATATATGTAGGTTACTCAAATAGCTTGGAAATTAAGTTTTGTCTCCTATGTAACATAACTTGGAATGtttctgaaagaaaaaaaaagttggaagCTTTTGCCCGATTTGATTGTTCAATCAACCACAAATTTTGGAAAATATGAAATTTTTTGTTCCTCTAACTATTAATCATCAAGCTGACAATTGGATGCAGGTTACAGGTATTCTTCAGGTTTGATTGTAAGGACTCGGACCTTAATTTATGCAAGTAGTTTATCCCATGGACGCCCTAGTATTAAGGGACCAAGAGAAGTACAGTTTGCCACAAAAGGTATATCCATTCTTTTGCTGATAATAAGAACTTCTTTATCTTGTCAGCTTTCATTTTGGGAAGTATATAAATTTTATAGGACCTCATTTTCACCTTCAGCACTACCTGTGGCTGAGGAACTTGTAGAGGGTATGTTAAGGGATCCTCAGACAAGTGGTGACGCTATACGCCAGCGCTTCCTCGACTTTTATGCTGCAAGAGGTCACAAGGTTCTTCCAAGTGCTTCCCTTGTCCCAGATGATCCAACAGTTCTATTGACAATTGCAGGAATGCTTCAGTTTAAGCCTATATTCCTTGGAAAGGTTCTACATGAGATTCCCCAACTTTAAAGTCTCGGTTTACTTCTAGTAACATCTAATTGGTGAAAAGCATTTGGTTGAAAATTAAATGTATGTGATGAAATCTAATTCTCCATATGTCTGACAAAACTTTCTAGCACATCAAGCAAATATGTCTATGACATATGTATGCTTGTGGTTAAAGTTCTTTTTTACTATTACTTGATCCACAAAGTTGCGAATATCAAGCATTCCAGTCTTTttgcttaagttttttttctttcagTAGTTTTCTCAAAAGACTCTTTCAATGAAGGTCTTTCAGGGCATTTTTCATTGAGAACCCCTTCTTCCACCTACAAATCTTCAGTAAAATGACAGCTGTTCAACCAAAGTTTGAAACCTTCTTCTCCAACAACTATTTTCCAAAAGAAAAAACCTTTTGTAAAGGTTATCAAATTGCTTTATAATTCAGAAGGCATTTTTGAAAGCTAAAAGACATAGAGCTAGTAATGAAATGTGTGGAATCACTTTGCTGAGTGTGGCATGggctttttttttcttgatacaAAAAAAGTTAGACTGAACTTTTTATTGTTATTACTTGTATcaattatttttcttttgaaaaacaagtgCCATGAGTAATGCTCTACATGAAAATAtaaatattcaaaaaaaaaaaaaaaaaaaaaactctacatGAAAATATAGCATTTTGAATCGCTCTGAATTATCTCACTTGGGAAACCTTAAATGTTACTGATTTCTTACAAACTAAAAGATCCGCCAAACTTGTTTGATTCTCTTTCCTTATTTTACTGTTGGTGCTGATATCAAGCTGATGGATTTGCGTGAATACTTCTATTTGATTTTAAGAAATGCTGGTTTACTTTATTCAGGTACCCAGGGAAGCGCCTAGTGCAGCTACTTCTCAGAAATGTATCCggacaaatgatattgagaatgtGGGTCAAACATCCCGACATCAAACATTCTTTGAGATGCTTGGAAATTTTAGTTTTGGAGATTACTTTAAGAAGGAAGCTATTAAGTGGGCATGGGAGCTCTCCACCTCAGAGTACGATAAAGTCCTGTTTATGCAGTCTCATAATCAGCTACTTCGTATGCTATTTGATTGAAGTATGATGATACCATATATCCAAGTAGAAATTATTGTGGCAACATAATCTAGACCCCTTCTCAAAAAATGAGAAGATTAGAATGCCATAAATTGGAGACAAAAGCATCTAAAACGTTGTTATATGATGGTTTCAGGCATATAATTAAGGACAGAAATGAACTTGGCTATCTGTTAACAACTTTGTCGGTTCAAATAGAGACCTTTTAACAACCAATTGAAAAGTGTCATTATCCTTCATCATCAAATGTGAAATAGAGAGCTTTTCTTATAGAGAAAAAGAGTGCCTTATACAGCAGGAGGGCTAACTGTCCAAACTACACGAGTGGGTATTCTTTTTGATTAGCTGCTTAGGCTCTACCTTTTGTGTTCTTATGTGAGTCTAATAGCTTAACCGATTTAACAGGCCCAGTGGCCGGAGGTACGAAAGATAAGTGCTACATCTGCATATATCTCCTGGTTTCCACCTCTAGAACATAATGCCTTTCTCTCCTGGAAACACTACAATAAGCCGTTCTATGTTGTGCATTGTGATGAAGAAATTGCTCCTTTTAGGGGGATGATTCATTTCAGACAGCCCATCTAGGTATTTGAAACTTGTTAATTAAATTTAAAAGAAATTTTTTCTATCATATTTTTCAACCTTCTTGCAGCTACATCTTTTAAGGAAACCCAACATTTACATCCATATATGCAAACATATGTATAGTTTTACCAATTCTTGTTCTTTGCACTGAAAAGAACTGACTTTCAAATAGTTTTTCCCTGCAGATATGGACTCCCAGCTGATAGATTATGGATTAGTGTTTACCAAGATGATGATGAAACTTTTGCACTATGGCATGATGAGGTACAGCACTTGAAGATTTGTCTGATGCATTATATCGTTAGTAACGTGGTAGCATCAAATCCTCATGCAATTAACTAGATATGCATGCTAGGGATCTGGTAAATGGATGCTCGAGCACGGCCTTCCATTTAGACTGAACAGAGGTGTATTGTGGCCGTTCAAAGATACCTAGAGAACTTCTTTGCTTTTCGAGTGAAGTAAAGTGTATCAGACAACCAAATACTGTATTTTAGGGTCCTGAAATGTGTATACTGTGTTCATAATGTGAACTACCAATGTATCCTCAAGCTTAGATGAGTTTCAAGGCTGAACAATATGTCTCCCCCATTACGGCGTGTGTTCCCTGGGGATTAACTCAGTTAATGACTTAGAAGAACACATTTGTTTTGATAAGTTAGAATTGTACGGGGTTGTTCCCCTAATTGTcaataaaattatttaccttatcaaaaaaaattaGAAGAACACATTTTATTGTTCAACTACCTCAGTTTAACTCAAAGGAACCACTTGTACGTGAGTGTATGCTGCCAAATATGAGAAGTCTGTAGCGACCATGTTTAAGAATAACTACACGTAGTTCAACATTTGTTCTTGAATGGAACATATTTGACGTATCTTGGTCTTCTACCCTCTAACCTTCAATACTTACAGATACTACTAGCACCCAAGGGTATGGCCTAGTAGTCAATTAAGTGGGTtaagaaccatgaggtctcaagtTCAAATCCCAGAGGAGGctaaaaaacactaggtgatttcttcacATCTGCCCAAGCCTTGTGGACAAAGTTACCCGGTACCTATGCTGGTGGGAGATAGTAGGTACCgcatggaattagtcgaggtgtgcAAAAGCTGGCCTACACCacggttatttaaaaaaaaaaaaaaaaaaaccttacatACTCTACTATGAGAACCCAGGCAGAGGTGCTAACACAGTTATCCTCGTTTCATTCTGCAGTTAGGTGTTCCTAAAGAGCGAATAATAAGACTTGGAGAAGATGACAACTTCTGGACAAGTGGAGTTACTGGTCCGTGCGGTCCATGCACTGAACTTTATTATGATTTCCATCCCGAGAGGGGCACTTCCGATGTTGTAAGTATTAGATGTTTAACATGCTTTTTTGCCTTCTCATTTTCATTTCATGTTCAGGTGAGGTGGTCtcataatttcttttctttttcttctgttTTGCTTTTTATTTGCTCCTCTCCGTTCTGTCTAACCTTGTTGTCTGGATATCAGGATCTTGGAGATGATACAAGATTTATAGAGTTCTACAACCTTGTTTTTATGGAATACAATAAGAAGGATGATGGTTCACTTGAGCCTTTAAAGCAAAAGAATATAGATACTGGACTTGGTTTAGAGCGTATGGCCAGGATTCTGCAGAAGGTAATCGTGAGACAACAACATTTCTGAGTCAGTGTAGGACCAAATTAGGTATCGGATCTCTCTTTTCTTTTGCTACTGGATTTGGTGGCAAAGAAAACCTCCCATAATTTAGGATTTATGATACTTTTGCTTAATATATTGTGATAGATCAACATTGTTATTTTAAAGGTAATCAGTATCTATTCCCCCTTCccccctcaaaaaaaaaaaaaaaaaaaaggatcaacATAGAGGTTCTCTTCATTTTTCACAGGTCCCCAACAATTACGAAACCGACTTAATATTTCCCATCATAGAGAAGGCTGCAGAATTGGCAAATGTCTCATATTCTCTTGCGGATGATTCTACAAAAACAAAGCTTAAAGTACGTTGCAAATGAAAGATTGTAATATTTATACTAGTCTTTTTGTTTGTGAACTGATTTACCCTCTAATATGTTAAAAGCCTTCTAATTCTGATTAATCCAGATAATTGGAGATCATATGCGTGCAGTTGTTTATCTGATATCTGATGGTGTCAACCCATCAAATATTGGGAGGGGGTATGTGGTACGTCGACTCATTAGGAGGGTTGTTCGAACGGGCAGGTTACTTGGTGTAAAAGGAAATGGGATGGGTGATCTTCAAGGAGCATTTTTGCCAATACTTGCCAAAAAAGTGATTGAACTGAGCACCAATGTAGATGCTGATGTGAAGACAAGATCATCCCGCATACTTGAGGAATTGAAAAGGGAGGAGCTTCGTTTTGTCTTGACTCTAGAAAGGGGAGAAAGACTTCTTGACCAGATGCTGGCAGATGCATTATTAAACACTCAGGGAACTGGTACCGCACCGTGTCTGTCGGGCAAGGATGCGTTCATATTGTATGACACCTATGGATTTCCCGTGGAGATAACAAAGGAAGTTGCTGAAGAACGTGGAATCAGTATAGACATGAATAGCTTTGACATAGAAATGGAGAAGCAAAGACAGCTATCTCAGGCTGCACATGATACAGTTAAACTATCAGTTGAAAATGGCGCAAACCTTGCTGAAGATATCCCTGATACCGAGTTTCTTGGCTACAATACTCTCCATTCCAAGTCATTGGTTGAGGGTTTATTGGTAAATGGTAGTCCTGTAGCACAAGTctccaaaggaagtgaagtggaAATTTTTCTGAACAGGACTCCATTTTATGCTGAGTCAGGAGGCCAAATTGCAGATAACGGTTTTCTATACAGCACCGAGGCTGAAAATGAACAGAAAGCTATTGTAGAGATAAAAGATGTCCAAAAATCCATGGGTAATATCTTCGTCCACAAGGGGACAATTACAGAAGGTACTATAGAGGTTGGCCGAGAAGTAGAAGCTGCTGTCAATGCAAACTTGAGGCAACGGGCTAAGGTAATATACTGTTGCATTTCAATTTTTCTTGatattaaccatttccagaaaaTTTTCAGTCTAGTCGAAGTTTATCTACTCTAATTTTGTGCTTCTTTTCAGGTTCACCATACAGCTACTCATTTACTTCAATCAGCACTGAAAAGAGTAATTGGTCAGGAAACATCTCAAGCAGGATCATTGGTTGCTTTTGATCGTCTTAGATTTGACTTCCACTTCCATCGGCCTCTTCAAGACAAGGAACTTGTAGAAATTGAAGGTTTGATTAACCAATGGATTGGCGATGCTGCTATTCTGGAAACGAAAGTCATGTCTTTGACTGATGCAAAAGGAGCTGGGGCCATTGCAATGTTTGGAGAAAAATATGGAGAACAGGTGGCAATTCTTACCCATTTTATGTTAAGAATGCGATGATTATATAGCAGGGTAGATTTTTCTGGCTGCTATCTTTTACTAATTTAGGCTATTAACGCTGATATGCAGTGACCAACAGCCCTTCTCTTTTATGATTATGTGACACATAGAGATTAACCTGTACATCTGTTCATTTTGAGGATTAAGTCTGACAATGAGATTTTACCATGTGTTAAAGTTCAACTTGTTCGATTCATGTCTTCCCTAATGAAAACCTATATAGGTACGTGTAGTCGAGGTTCCTGGAGTATCGATGGAATTATGTGGTGGCACCCATGTCAGCAATACAGCTGAGATACGTGGcttcaaaatcatatcagaacagggAATTGCATCAGGAGTTAGGCGAATTGAAGCTGTAGCTGGAGATGCTTTCATTGAGTATGTCCTTACCAGAGATAACTACATGAAGCAGCTATGCTCCACTCTCAAAGTAAGGTTTCATGGACACCTTTTCACTGGAAAATTTCTTTGACGTTTATATTGTTTAACATTTTATTGGAGATAATGTTATAGCTAAGTGCAAAAATAATTGCAAGTGAATCAAGTTAGGTTTCAAGGAAAATTGTTCTTTTTGATAATAATTTGTGGAGAACAATATTAGGAAAAAATCTTTTAACTTCTGTATCAATTTTTCTGAAAATATAGTGTTTCTGAAAAAGTATTTTAATTTGATTTTCGAAACCAACAGTTGTTTCCATTAAGTTGGTTATGATTTTCGAAATGAGTTTTTGTAATTTTTACCTCTTCCAGAGAAGGAAGCAGACAAAAAATGCAAATGATGGAAGGATTGCCAAGGGGACTCTAAGACCATATATACTAATTACCTTGGGACATGCCGAAAAGAGGGAGCAAATCAGACCCCAGCAAATCGAACAAAATTCGTAGGCGTCTATTTTAGCGAAGAATTTTTTGATGCCCGAAACTTGGGTTATAGAATTTTCCCGCTAAGGGGCGTGTCTAAACCAATAGGCAAAAACAGAATGTTTAGTTCTTTTTATATAAATAATGTAATTAGGATGGTAAAGAAGTGATTGTTGTACATCTAGATGCTCTAGTGGTAACAGCTCTTGTATTTTTTATTAATTCTATGGTATTGAAGTATAATCTTACATTTTGAAGGTAAAAGCGGAAGAAGTTACTGGCAGGGTAGATGGACTTTTGGAAGAACTACGATTGACAAGAAATGAAGTTTCAGCTGCTCGGACTAAAGCAGCAATCTATAAGGCATCAACACTCTCTAGCAGAGCAGCTACCGTTGGAACTTCAAAAAGTATTAGGTAACCAAATGTCGTTATATCCATAGTCCTTTGTAAAGAGAAGTACACATTTTTTGAATAAAATTACTTGTTCCGTAGGCTTCCTTTTGTTCCTTTGTTTATCTTGGAAGTGGTAGTCTGTAGAATAATGTCTCAAACAAAAGACACAAACAAAATTTTGCAATTCTAATCCAGTGAAATCAGAACATATATGCACATGGAACTAATTTTTCTATCTTGTTACAATTGATATTTTCTAGGCTCATAGTTGAGTCCATGGATGATATTGATGCCGATTCACTCAAGAGTGCTGCAGAATATCTTGTGGATTTGTTGAAAGATCCAGCAGCTGTGGTTCTAGGATCATGCCCGGGAGAAGGAAAAGTTAGTCTTGTTGTTGCTTTAACCCCTGGAGTTGTTGATCTTGGAATTAAAGCTGGTGAAGTTATAAAGCCTCTAGCTAAATCATGTGGTGGTGGAGGTGGTGGTCGGCCTAATTTCGCTCAGGCAGGTGGTAGAAAACCAGAGAACTTGCCCGGCGCTCTTGAAGAAGCTCGAGAACAGCTTAAAAAGCTGCTTGATAAATGATGCTTAATGTTAGCAGTATGAACTGAAGTCGTTATGTATCTATCTTTGGAATGAGTAGCTCTCGCCACACACAAAAAGAACATGAATGCTAGTGCGTCTGCTTCAATCACAACATTTCACATGTAACTAGTTCAGACTCTCGTCTCTCTTTCCCATCTTCCATTTGTTCCTTAGTTTTTCTTTTTCTCATTTCTGTGGTTAGAGTTGTAGCTGCTCTAGGTAGGAGAAGAGGGAATGTTGTAAATGGGATTCTATACAAGCATCATTCAATACACTTGCAGAAATAGGGTCTGATCAAGTGAAACTTCATGTTATCTTGTTACATATGATTTTACAAAGGTGGCTTAAACTGTCATGGTAATAATGATCAATTTGGATCCCATATGGAAATTGTCCGTGTTTATCTATGAATAAAAGTTCATCTGTTACTCACTCTATACGAATCAATATAGGGGGTTTAATATTTGAACCTTATGGGTCGGGATGCCACTAAACCCACTGACATTTTGAGTTTACTGGGTTTGAAATTTAATATTTTTACATATATAGAGGCGATTTTTTAACTCATATATAAGGTTTGAGCCAAAGCTACTGGGTTTGGTTGAAGCCATAACTTATACTGTATACATCCGCCCCCACTCGAGTTTAAAAGGTGCTCCAAGTAAAAGTTAAAAACTCTCAACAACATATATAACTCAGCATGTTGAACTCTTGTTGATACTGAACGTCAAAACCACTTGGCATTTAAAGAGCTTGGTTCCATATTCCTCCATTTTAACACAATATCTCCTTGAAAAAATCAGATTTGATTCTTTTGCAAATTTCCCATCATGATTTCCTAGAGAACATATTACAGTCTTTCATGTCATTAGTGATAAAACTATGTGGTGGTGCGCTGGTGGCACTGGCCGTTAAAGACAGATCCAGAATTTAAACTTTATGAGTTCTAATCTTTAAAAAATTTAGCATTGAATCCATTATACTTTTAAAATTATGAGTTCACACCTATTACTTGTTGCAATTTTTATGATTTTAGACATAATTTATGTTCTGCGTCGAAAGTACTGGGATTCAAATTTTAAATGAACCCGCAATTAAATAACCGCATCCACACCTGCTAGCCGTTGAGGCTCGACAGCAAAGAGAACCGTATGTGCTTGTAGTTCACACAAGAGGCATATCTGCAACTATTAATGGTTTGTCATGAATACCAACTAAGCTGAATCTTGGATGCTGGTACAAATCTTGGTAGTATTATTTATTTCCAGTGCCATGTGATATTAGATTGAATATGTTTGGAGTATATATATTTGACTTCCGGTGCTTATTTAATGGATTTTGTGTTTATATGTGCCCCTTGGTCAACTCCTGAATTTATTGAACTCTAGTAATTTTCTGATTTCTTCCTTTTCTCAAAGGTAAAAAGTCAAAAGTTACTTAAAACAAGAGGCTCTGGTAATAGTAGATGATGTCATTGGTCACGGTAGGCTGCTTGATCCAATAAGGACGGTGAAATATATGTTGATATTATGCGCACAAATTCTGAGAATAAGAATTCGTGGGAAACTAAAATCGCTCATTTTGCTATTGTGATGTTATACTTCTATGGGGTAGATTTAGCTTATATACACTGATAATATGAAAGAGCTTTTTAACATTCAGTGAATTTTAATATGCTATACGAATAGTTGATAACATATCTTATTTTCAGGTTATGAATCCTACTTTTTACAAGTTCAGTTTAGCTTTGTTTCATTATAAGCCTtcaattaattaaatttcttacGTTTGATCTATATGCTTGTGAATATTCGCAAATTTAACTGTAATATAATTCTATAAATTGTAAAATATAACACATTTTCTACAAGAGGGATCAAAACACACATTTTAAGAAATTCAAGGTTAATATTAAATCATATATCACAAGGACTAAAAATAAATTTACCGATAACTAATGAACCAAAATGTTACTGTCCCAACTTTTGAATAGTCCAGTAATTTCCAGGTCATGGTATGAGCAGACAGGCAGAGGATTTAGACTTGAAGAAGATGACGTAAAGGATCTAGCTGGCTTTAGCTTGTATACTTTGAAAAAACTTTAATTTGTGGCCCATCCAATGCGTCGCCAATGTTTGGATTCGTTCTTCCCTTGTTTTTGTCTTGTTTCTTCATGCCAACCGACTTGGTTACATGTGCATTCAAGAATTGTGAACTTTAAGTAGTACTTATGTCTCAACAGTTTAAATTGTTTTTAAGTTTATGTCTTAATACAATTTAAATTGATTTAAGTTTGGAATATTCCTCTACAAAAAAGGCCCATTACTTTAAATCTTCAAAAGAAGGTAACCAAAGAAGAAGAAAGGGGTCCAAAAGCAAGCTGTTTGCTATTATGTTGGTTTTACGATAATGATGGTGTTCCTATCTGTACACGTACTCAATTTGAAGCAATATCATATTTTTTAGTATTATTTTATTATGTAACCCCTAAAGTAACTTTCCTTTAGCCTTCTTGTTCTTAGCTATCATCATTCGAATATCTCCTATTTAAGAAAAGAATACATGTTAATTTTCGTAATGCAACCAACCCTTCTTGTTCCTTTGTGGAGGCAAGTAATCTAAATTCTAACATGACAAAGAAAGTCGTCATCACAGGTAAATGTGGGCCAAATTTTCTCACTTTGAGGGAGCTACGCGCAAATATAGCAAGATCCCAAATTGCTTCACTTTTTTCTCTCTTGATTTTATTCTAAACAAGAATAAATACTTTCAATCGATGAGATATTGTCTTATGTATATTGTATTCAAAATTGAACACGAAAATCGTTGCGTTAAATAAGGCGATTCACATAATTTTACATAGTATAAAAGATAATGTCTTTTCGTATGCTTGATAACAGAAAATATCGCATGCAGCAAGTACACGTTGCGTTAGTAAACCTACAATATATCAATAAATATGTCGCCTCAATTTCCAGTATATTGGGATCGAATTCTCACTTCATGTCACTCTATTTAATTTCACATCAAAGGTTCCGCGAGTTTTAACCATATATTTTATATTATGAGAAATTTGTCATAGTTTAACTAGTGTGGCTATCTGCTCCTTTATTTCGTGCCTGAGATATGCAGTATAAGCAAGTGACGAAGTTTTTATAAAACCTATAATGAATTAAATAAAACTATATTGTCCTCACCTATTTTAGATAAACCGCACACATAATTCAATAACTAAAGTGGGTCACTCTAAGGGAAAAAGAAGGGGCAGAAGCAATACGAGTATATGTAAATGCGGACTAAAGCCAGTGGTTTTCACACCACAGCTGTAAATGTGGCATACGCAGCTGGGTCTGGGTGGCGTCAAGTGTCAACTGTCGACATCGCACTATATATCCTTTCAATCTATTATAAAGGTGTGTTTGGTAGGAAGAAAACCTATTTACCGGGACGAATGATTTCTAAAAAACTAAgtgattttcttatttattttctagtgtttgatCAGGAAGCAGAAAAAATTACTTCATCTGTTCCAACTTATGTGTcttttttcgcttttcgagattc
The sequence above is a segment of the Lycium barbarum isolate Lr01 chromosome 6, ASM1917538v2, whole genome shotgun sequence genome. Coding sequences within it:
- the LOC132599374 gene encoding alanine--tRNA ligase, chloroplastic/mitochondrial isoform X1, with product MCHTHKGRLISPPTYINCQFKTKHTQHRPRKTPSMTNLNFSYSLKTSHGTHSLLLFPTSRFQSKPFLPSSRGYRYSSGLIVRTRTLIYASSLSHGRPSIKGPREVQFATKALPVAEELVEGMLRDPQTSGDAIRQRFLDFYAARGHKVLPSASLVPDDPTVLLTIAGMLQFKPIFLGKVPREAPSAATSQKCIRTNDIENVGQTSRHQTFFEMLGNFSFGDYFKKEAIKWAWELSTSEYGLPADRLWISVYQDDDETFALWHDELGVPKERIIRLGEDDNFWTSGVTGPCGPCTELYYDFHPERGTSDVDLGDDTRFIEFYNLVFMEYNKKDDGSLEPLKQKNIDTGLGLERMARILQKVPNNYETDLIFPIIEKAAELANVSYSLADDSTKTKLKIIGDHMRAVVYLISDGVNPSNIGRGYVVRRLIRRVVRTGRLLGVKGNGMGDLQGAFLPILAKKVIELSTNVDADVKTRSSRILEELKREELRFVLTLERGERLLDQMLADALLNTQGTGTAPCLSGKDAFILYDTYGFPVEITKEVAEERGISIDMNSFDIEMEKQRQLSQAAHDTVKLSVENGANLAEDIPDTEFLGYNTLHSKSLVEGLLVNGSPVAQVSKGSEVEIFLNRTPFYAESGGQIADNGFLYSTEAENEQKAIVEIKDVQKSMGNIFVHKGTITEGTIEVGREVEAAVNANLRQRAKVHHTATHLLQSALKRVIGQETSQAGSLVAFDRLRFDFHFHRPLQDKELVEIEGLINQWIGDAAILETKVMSLTDAKGAGAIAMFGEKYGEQVRVVEVPGVSMELCGGTHVSNTAEIRGFKIISEQGIASGVRRIEAVAGDAFIEYVLTRDNYMKQLCSTLKVKAEEVTGRVDGLLEELRLTRNEVSAARTKAAIYKASTLSSRAATVGTSKSIRLIVESMDDIDADSLKSAAEYLVDLLKDPAAVVLGSCPGEGKVSLVVALTPGVVDLGIKAGEVIKPLAKSCGGGGGGRPNFAQAGGRKPENLPGALEEAREQLKKLLDK
- the LOC132599374 gene encoding alanine--tRNA ligase, chloroplastic/mitochondrial isoform X2; amino-acid sequence: MCHTHKGRLISPPTYINCQFKTKHTQHRPRKTPSMTNLNFSYSLKTSHGTHSLLLFPTSRFQSKPFLPSSRGYRYSSGLIVRTRTLIYASSLSHGRPSIKGPREVQFATKALPVAEELVEGMLRDPQTSGDAIRQRFLDFYAARGHKVLPSASLVPDDPTVLLTIAGMLQFKPIFLGKVPREAPSAATSQKCIRTNDIENVGQTSRHQTFFEMLGNFSFGDYFKKEAIKWAWELSTSEYGLPADRLWISVYQDDDETFALWHDELGVPKERIIRLGEDDNFWTSGVTGPCGPCTELYYDFHPERGTSDVDLGDDTRFIEFYNLVFMEYNKKDDGSLEPLKQKNIDTGLGLERMARILQKVPNNYETDLIFPIIEKAAELANVSYSLADDSTKTKLKIIGDHMRAVVYLISDGVNPSNIGRGYVVRRLIRRVVRTGRLLGVKGNGMGDLQGAFLPILAKKVIELSTNVDADVKTRSSRILEELKREELRFVLTLERGERLLDQMLADALLNTQGTGTAPCLSGKDAFILYDTYGFPVEITKEVAEERGISIDMNSFDIEMEKQRQLSQAAHDTVKLSVENGANLAEDIPDTEFLGYNTLHSKSLVEGLLVNGSPVAQVSKGSEVEIFLNRTPFYAESGGQIADNGFLYSTEAENEQKAIVEIKDVQKSMGNIFVHKGTITEGTIEVGREVEAAVNANLRQRAKVHHTATHLLQSALKRVIGQETSQAGSLVAFDRLRFDFHFHRPLQDKELVEIEGLINQWIGDAAILETKVMSLTDAKGAGAIAMFGEKYGEQVRVVEVPGVSMELCGGTHVSNTAEIRGFKIISEQGIASGVRRIEAVAGDAFIEYVLTRDNYMKQLCSTLKRRKQTKNANDGRIAKGTLRPYILITLGHAEKREQIRPQQIEQNS